The Mytilus galloprovincialis chromosome 2, xbMytGall1.hap1.1, whole genome shotgun sequence genome has a window encoding:
- the LOC143064968 gene encoding uncharacterized protein LOC143064968 produces the protein MKWRELLQETVSPDIHFLSPAVSSVIFCLLVMLLSVIMHKLSNLFLPGSIKLYALDFFKSVAMFTYPLAFGLTRTYHGHMGYCVIMVPINVLTVLLMTEGNISPVDNFLFAIKGQQALWKSILRIIIQVNGAFAAFYLAQKIMQLEFHEDFENMLSNACISDLKVTIFFGFLIEMLGTAWEVWVWSLSLSRYHRINLIIKMTNTALVVCSGVHYTGMYNQPALATGYTFGCYGTSNVEHVFVYWIGPFIGGYIADYISENFNIKLSSNEVMQKDIKNDKSRNQEEMKNTSTKHLKKNN, from the exons ATGAAGTGGAGAGAGTTATTACAGGAGACTGTCAGCCCAGATATCCATTTCCTATCACCAGCTGTTTCCTCTGTTATTTTCTGTCTGTTAGTCATGCTTCTCTCTGTTATTATGCACAAGTTATCCAATTTATTCCTGCCAGGATCAATCAAATTATATGCCTTGGATTTTTTCAAGAGTGTTGCCATGTTTACATACCCTCTTGCCTTTGGTCTTACAAGGACATACCATGGCCACATGGGTTACTGTGTAATAATGGTTCCAATCAATGTATTAACGGTCCTGCTGATGACTGAAGGTAATATAAGTCCTGTTGATAACTTCCTGTTTGCTATAAAAGGCCAGCAGGCATTATGGAAATCCATTTTACGAATCATTATTCAAGTTAATGGTGCGTTTGCAGCCTTTTACCTTGCTCAGAAGATTATGCAGTTAGAATTTCATGAAGATTTCGAAAACATGCTATCAAATGCTTGTATATCAGACTTAAAAGTCACTATATTTTTTGGATTTCTGATTGAGATGTTGGGAACTGCATGGGAAGTTTGGGTATGGTCACTCTCATTATCCAGATATCATCGTATCAACCTCATAATTAAAATGACCAACACTGCACTTGTTGTTTGTTCAG GTGTGCATTATACTGGAATGTACAATCAACCCGCCCTAGCAACAGGATACACATTTGGATGCTATGGAACCTCCAATGTAGAACATGTTTTTGTCTATTGGATTGGACCTTTTATTGGTGGATATATAGCTGATtacatttcagaaaatttcaatattaaacTGTCTAGCAATGAAGTAATGCAGAAAGATATTAAGAATGATAAAAGCAGGAATCAAGAAGAAATGAAAAATACCTCAACAAAGCATCTCAAGAAAAACAACTAG